From Polyodon spathula isolate WHYD16114869_AA chromosome 26, ASM1765450v1, whole genome shotgun sequence, one genomic window encodes:
- the LOC121300663 gene encoding hydroxysteroid 11-beta-dehydrogenase 1-like protein isoform X2: protein MLPVFRKMLLAGTILSACLVGYLWRDTFESDSLKGARVLVTGASTGIGEQMAYHYARFGAQIVLTARREAVLEQVAKKCLKLGAEKALYIAADMAVPTDPDRVIKFAAQSLGGLDYLVLNHIGSSPFQMWNGDVDHAHWLMQVNYLSYIEMTNSAMPFLKQSNGSIVVVSSIAGMIPTPFTAPYSATKFALNGFFGTLRQELSMKQESISITVCILGLIDTASALSKVRGMVEAKAYPASEAALAIIKGGATRQREVYYPGFWQLMCLIRDWFPGVRDIIIQHTYNYKAVTQTTTT, encoded by the exons ATGCTGCCAGTATTTCGCAAAATGTTGTTAGCTGGCACTATATTGTCTGCGTGTCTCGTTGGGTACCTCTGGAGGGACACGTTTGAATCGG ACTCGCTAAAGGGAGCCCGGGTTCTAGTCACTGGAGCCAGCACAGGGATCGGGGAGCAGATGGCCTATCATTACGCACGGTTCGGGGCACAGATTGTCCTCACAGCCCGGAGGGAAGCTGTACTGGAGCAG GTTGCAAAAAAGTGTTTGAAGTTAGGAGCTGAGAAAGCGCTGTACATCGCTGCAGACATGGCAGTGCCTACAGACCCTGACAGAGTGATCAAGTTTGCAGCACAGAGCTTGG GTGGTTTGGATTACCTTGTGCTCAATCATATCGGATCCAGCCCTTTCCAGATGTGGAATGGAGATGTGGATCATGCCCACTGGCTCATGCAG GTGAATTACTTGAGTTACATAGAGATGACAAATTCAGCAATGCCCTTTCTGAAGCAAAGCAACGGATCCATTGTCGTAGTGTCTTCCATTGCAG GAATGATTCCTACTCCATTCACAGCTCCCTACTCGGCGACCAAGTTTGCGCTCAACGGCTTCTTCGGAACTCTGCGACAGGAGCTATCAATGAAGCAGGAGAGCATCTCCATCACAGTCTGCATTCTGGGGCTGATCGACACCGCCTCTGCCTTGAGTAAAGTCAG GGGCATGGTGGAAGCAAAGGCATACCCAGCCTCCGAAGCAGCTCTTGCGATTATCAAGGGAGGTGCGACGAGGCAGAGGGAGGTGTACTACCCAGGCTTCTGGCAGCTGATGTGTCTCATAAGGGACTGGTTTCCTGGTGTGAGGGACATAATCATACAGCACACCTACAACTACAAAGCAGTTACACAAACAACAACCACATAG